In the genome of Anaerolineae bacterium, the window TCAACTGCCCCGAAGGCACTATCTACTCCCGGCTGCACAATGCCCGCCGCCGCCTGGCCGAGGCATTGGCCGAACAGGGGATGACCGCGCCCGAGTTGCTTGAGGCCCAACATGCTCCTTAAGCCCAAACACGTTACCCAATATCTTGAAGCTTATCTTGACCATCAACTTTCGCCGGAAGAACGACAGTTAGTTGATGAACACCTGGCCGTGTGCCCTGGCTGCGCTCAACGTTTTTTTGACGCCCGGCGGGTGTCCCATGAATTAGGCCCGGTCTTAAAAACAGTTCTTGGCCGGCCGGCGCCTCCCCCGGCCTTAAGCCGGCAAATCCGCCATGCCCTGGCCCGGGCCAATACACCGCGCCGTTTTGCTTTTCCCTGGGCCGCCTCGGGGCGGGCGCTTAATGCGGTGGGGACCTTGGCCATCGTCTCCCTCCTGGCCTTTGGCGTGTTTGGGGTTATTCAGGGTCAAATGGTCGGCCCTGATGTTGCCTCTGAACTTCAATCGGGGCGGCCCGGCAGCGGCGGGGAGATTGCCACGGCAACACCCACTGCCACCACCCTTATGCTCCCGGCAGTTGAGGCTACACCCATCTTAAAACAGTCTTCTCTGGGTGACACATTGCCCAAACCATCTCCATCTTCTGCTGACTCAATTCTCCCAAGAATGTCCACCACTCCCCCCTTGTCTTCTCTTACCCGGCAGCCAGAGGAAGAAAACTTGCTCCTGGATACAGCAGACACCCTGTCACCTGCTGAAGTTCCAGAGTTGAACCCGCCCGCCGGCACAATTGCCTTTTCTTTTTTCAATAATGCGCCAGGCCGTCAATTTTATGAAATCCACTTGATCAAGCCTGATGGCAGTAATCATCGTTTCTTTCCCCTTGAGGGCGTTTCCGAACCGGCGCTGGTCGAAAACGGCCAACAAATAGCCTATCGCGCCTGGAGCGAGCCAACCAGCCCCCGCTCTCTGCTAAGCAGCAATCTGGAAGGTTACACCCCGCAGCGAGTGGGCGGTTTTTGGGAAGACGCCCAACCCGACTGGTCGCCTACGGAAAACCGGCTTATTTTTGCCTCGCAGCGGGAAATGGACCGGCGCTGGCGGCTGTACACCAGTTGGGGAGACGGCTCGGTGGAAATAAATTTGCGCCGCGAAGGAAAATCGCCCACTTTTGCCCCCGACGGCTAC includes:
- a CDS encoding PD40 domain-containing protein, whose translation is MLLKPKHVTQYLEAYLDHQLSPEERQLVDEHLAVCPGCAQRFFDARRVSHELGPVLKTVLGRPAPPPALSRQIRHALARANTPRRFAFPWAASGRALNAVGTLAIVSLLAFGVFGVIQGQMVGPDVASELQSGRPGSGGEIATATPTATTLMLPAVEATPILKQSSLGDTLPKPSPSSADSILPRMSTTPPLSSLTRQPEEENLLLDTADTLSPAEVPELNPPAGTIAFSFFNNAPGRQFYEIHLIKPDGSNHRFFPLEGVSEPALVENGQQIAYRAWSEPTSPRSLLSSNLEGYTPQRVGGFWEDAQPDWSPTENRLIFASQREMDRRWRLYTSWGDGSVEINLRREGKSPTFAPDGYRFAFESCDTFSTERCGLWLGDLDNSEYDSYPFLEDPLAKSPDWSPVSEQIAYMANPDDNWDLYLVNSDGRQARRLTTGPAIDGLPTWSPDGEWLAFLSNRGGVWGIWLLHVNSGQVHQVVSLPEAIFIPAERPPYGLRNWWDEQLSWSR